CTCCTGTACATCCTCCCGCTCGGGAGCAGCTGGGACACATCGAAGAACGTCGTCCTGGGCCTGGCGCTCACCCTCACGATCGTGAGCGGGCTCGACTACATCATCCGGGCCCCGAAGCTGCTCGGCACGAAGCCCGCCGGCATCGAGGGATGAAGGCCGAGGTCGTCGCCGTCGGCACCGAGCTGCTGCTCGGCGACATCGCCAACACGAACGCGCAGACGATCGGCCGGGAGCTCGCCCGCATCGGCGTCGATTGCTTCGTCCATACGGCCGTCGGCGACAACGTCGACCGCATCGCGGAGGCGATCCGGGCGGCGCTCGAGCGAACCGACGCCGTGGTCGTGACCGGTGGGCTCGGACCGACCCAGGACGACGTGACCCGCGAGGCGATCGCCGCGCTGGTCCGCGTGCCGTTGCTCCGAGACGAACGGCTCGTCGGCGAGATCCGCGCGCGGTTCGAGCGCATGCGCCGCGACATGCCGGAGTCGAACTTGCGCCAGGCCGAGCGGCCCGAGGGCTCGACCTCTATCCCGAATCCGGTCGGCACCGCGCCCGGGCTATTGGTGGAGCACGAGGGGAAGGTCATCTACGCCGTGCCGGGCGTGCCGTCCGAGATGGAACGGATGCTGCACGCGGAAGTGCTGCCCGACCTCGCCCGTCGTTCCGGCGAAACGGCGTCCATCGTTTCGCGCGTGATCCGCGTCGGCGGCATGGCCGAGTCGGCGGTCGGCGAAGCCCTGGACCCAACCTGGTCCCGCCTCGGGGCCGGAGATGTGACGATGGCGTTCCTCGCGGGCGGGGGAGAGGTCCGCGTCCGCCTCACGGCGAAGGCGCCCTCGGAGATCGCCGCCAACGAGCGGCTCGACCAGGTCGAGAGCGATGTTCGCGACGCGCTCGGACCCGCCGTCGTCGGGGTCGGCGACGAGACGCTGGAGCTC
This Actinomycetota bacterium DNA region includes the following protein-coding sequences:
- a CDS encoding competence/damage-inducible protein A, translating into MKAEVVAVGTELLLGDIANTNAQTIGRELARIGVDCFVHTAVGDNVDRIAEAIRAALERTDAVVVTGGLGPTQDDVTREAIAALVRVPLLRDERLVGEIRARFERMRRDMPESNLRQAERPEGSTSIPNPVGTAPGLLVEHEGKVIYAVPGVPSEMERMLHAEVLPDLARRSGETASIVSRVIRVGGMAESAVGEALDPTWSRLGAGDVTMAFLAGGGEVRVRLTAKAPSEIAANERLDQVESDVRDALGPAVVGVGDETLELIVSRLLDERGWTLACAESVTGGLIAARITEVPGASGSFRGGVVSYATDSKATVLGVDQALIDEHGVVSAPVARAMAAGVREAMESDIGIATTGVAGPAELDGRPVGTVVLAVSGPLGDADREVHLPGDRATIRRIASGAALNLCRLYLLEALDG